A genomic window from Rhodovastum atsumiense includes:
- a CDS encoding type IV secretion system DNA-binding domain-containing protein codes for MNQQAQHIADDVSRGVGLLHLRLRIQLQSLIRIVLISLAGFAVTPLLTIWALAEKHAIAGATWWKIAAILCESNACQRPLHPMGDPRIWPAGSIISNHWFTAQATAITDLFWRGVMYGVLVTPILALCLYLGVRAIGSAARDPYLLRGRSLTTDKRLADDLIRRRAASDLAIGTIPLVLGKETQHILMAGTVGAGKTQAMYRLLDQIRARGDIAILYDIAGAYIPSFYRPELGDRILNPLDRRSASWSPWAEINNPAAADRLAASLIPSPSGPNQFFSDAARAIFSTGLRLLQEAQPRTVLELFRLLVVASREEKQRSFAGTEIARFYDPEAGRTAAAIDVTAANYIRSLRFLRADAGSNDFSLSDFVRSADQAIATNTAQPWLFISSRRREHDALRPLITCLLDTAIAAALSLPENLNRRIWIFLDELDSLQQLPSLAAALQEGRKYGICVVAGLQDLQQLMDVWGKERGEAILSMFNTAAIFRLNSNFSAEYMSRLLGEAERERTEESARYGAHMSYESLNLGTRRDVERVVLPTDIMTLPDLHCYVRLPGAYPVARTRLPDPGKTARPKRHAPFEEADLSGSVSAHLRTAASLPADTASASTTQPAPGPQEPPTPDQPARDRPPEQALTFAPAQDGLESFPQL; via the coding sequence ATGAACCAGCAGGCTCAGCACATCGCCGACGACGTCTCCCGCGGCGTCGGGCTTTTGCACCTGCGCCTGCGGATCCAGCTGCAGAGCCTCATCCGGATCGTACTGATCTCCCTGGCCGGCTTCGCGGTGACGCCGTTGCTCACCATCTGGGCCCTCGCCGAAAAGCACGCCATCGCTGGGGCCACCTGGTGGAAGATCGCCGCCATTCTCTGCGAGAGCAATGCCTGCCAGCGCCCCTTGCATCCGATGGGAGACCCGCGGATCTGGCCCGCTGGGTCAATCATCTCCAACCATTGGTTTACCGCCCAGGCCACCGCGATCACCGACCTGTTCTGGCGCGGTGTCATGTACGGCGTCCTGGTCACCCCGATCCTGGCCCTCTGCCTCTATCTTGGCGTCCGCGCCATCGGCAGCGCGGCCCGTGATCCCTACCTCCTGCGTGGTCGCAGCCTCACCACCGACAAGCGCCTGGCCGATGACCTGATCCGCCGCCGCGCCGCCAGCGATCTCGCCATCGGCACCATCCCCCTCGTCCTCGGCAAGGAAACCCAGCACATTCTGATGGCCGGCACGGTCGGTGCCGGCAAGACCCAGGCCATGTACCGCTTGCTCGACCAGATCCGTGCCCGCGGCGACATTGCCATCCTCTACGACATCGCCGGTGCCTACATCCCGAGCTTCTACCGCCCCGAGCTCGGCGACCGGATTCTCAACCCGCTTGACCGCCGCTCCGCGTCCTGGTCGCCCTGGGCCGAGATCAACAACCCCGCTGCCGCCGATCGCCTCGCTGCGTCCCTCATCCCCTCGCCGTCCGGCCCCAACCAGTTCTTCTCCGACGCGGCCCGCGCCATCTTCTCCACCGGCTTGCGCCTGCTCCAGGAGGCTCAGCCGCGCACCGTCCTTGAGCTGTTCCGCCTGCTGGTGGTCGCCTCCCGCGAGGAAAAGCAGCGGAGCTTCGCCGGCACCGAGATCGCCAGGTTTTACGACCCGGAGGCAGGCCGCACCGCCGCCGCCATCGACGTCACCGCCGCCAATTACATCCGCAGCTTGCGCTTCCTCCGGGCCGATGCCGGCAGCAACGATTTCAGCCTCTCCGACTTCGTCCGCTCGGCCGATCAGGCGATCGCCACCAACACCGCGCAGCCGTGGCTGTTCATCAGCTCGCGCCGGCGGGAGCACGATGCTCTGCGGCCGCTCATCACCTGCCTGCTGGACACCGCGATCGCCGCCGCCCTGTCGCTGCCGGAGAACCTGAACCGCCGGATCTGGATCTTCCTCGACGAACTGGACAGCCTGCAGCAGCTTCCCAGCCTCGCGGCTGCCCTGCAGGAAGGCCGCAAATACGGCATCTGCGTCGTCGCCGGCCTGCAGGATCTGCAGCAGCTGATGGACGTCTGGGGCAAGGAGCGCGGCGAGGCGATCCTCTCGATGTTCAACACCGCCGCCATCTTCCGGCTCAACTCCAACTTCAGCGCCGAGTACATGTCCAGGCTGCTCGGCGAGGCCGAGCGGGAGCGCACCGAGGAGTCGGCCCGCTACGGCGCACACATGAGCTACGAATCGCTGAACCTGGGCACCCGGCGGGATGTCGAGCGGGTGGTGCTGCCCACCGACATCATGACCCTGCCGGACCTGCACTGCTATGTGCGCCTGCCGGGCGCCTACCCGGTGGCCCGGACCCGCCTACCCGATCCCGGCAAGACCGCCCGGCCAAAGCGGCATGCGCCCTTTGAGGAAGCGGATCTGTCCGGGTCGGTCTCGGCCCATTTGCGGACGGCCGCCTCGCTCCCGGCCGACACCGCATCGGCGTCCACCACGCAGCCCGCCCCCGGACCGCAGGAGCCACCCACGCCGGACCAGCCAGCAAGGGATCGCCCCCCTGAGCAGGCCCTGACCTTTGCGCCCGCGCAGGACGGGCTCGAGTCCTTCCCACAGCTCTGA
- the mobF gene encoding MobF family relaxase gives MLSAAAIKSANQAASYFAKDNYYTAEAEGPSAWWGAGATAAGFSGGVDAARFEAALRGELPDGTRLGTERNGEWQHKPGWDLTWSAPKSVSLLALVGGDTRLITAHDNAVRVAMAHIEGTQVHTRVRHGGDVALVQTDNLAAALFRHDVNRNQEPQLHTHAVVRNATRTEDGQWRSIESRPMLKAIKASGEFYRAHLAAEIRRLGYDIVPGKDGTFEIAGIGQETLDRFSSRSAQVEARLEDKGLTRATASTGQKMDAALRSRRAKEPVDRAVLTAAWRARLGEDLRALASLVRTATRHEQSYTRFAWSQQRAAREAVETAISALSEREQAFSHDRLMQAASRFALGRATPDAVERAVAHLVTAGALVPRDVTEPSPQIRADTIRPGYTTPAAIRTELKLFDLLDHAKGTARPFLSANAAQAAVRAAEERSAATGHGWNDAQRAAAAGILRSRDRTVVLQGAAGTAKTSTVLATVAAAASAAGHTVRALAPSASAAQTLGKALHLEGQTVHRFLSDLARDGASPGLLDRLADGREVWIVDEMSLLGTGKTVELLQAAKEQRARVILTGDRLQLGSVEAGQAFTQAQERGLETFRLDEIVRQQTAEGRAAVKAIITRDAATAFQALERDSGRIVEEATANDRIMMMARHYAGLSPAERANTLLIDPSREGSEAIKGTVRTLLRMQGELAGPTAHGTRLLDAGLGNAEKQSAVSYTVGQVIRTAKGLDTEDGRLGPGEYAVISAIDTRQDRLTLRTGDGQARTLATRGIDPRHLDVFQPAQGDLQLGDRIRWNRNDTRLGLARGDFGTVTAIDGNQATIGFEKGRELRLDVTEPRHQHYDYAYAVTAYSAQGMTKDWVLHAESWRVNLINWRSMYVGISRGTTSGTIITDDRALLEEAIGVRAGEKSLAIDPSLITRVRDATQEAVSNATRSQIVVEAEQPHEDEALHQRAARAIMARIKGHQSTVSPETSKSNGHELNINPE, from the coding sequence ATGCTCTCCGCCGCCGCCATCAAGAGCGCCAACCAGGCCGCCAGCTACTTCGCCAAGGACAACTACTATACCGCCGAGGCCGAGGGCCCGAGCGCCTGGTGGGGCGCCGGCGCCACCGCGGCGGGCTTCTCCGGCGGCGTTGACGCTGCGCGGTTCGAGGCCGCCCTGCGCGGCGAGCTGCCGGACGGCACCCGGCTCGGCACCGAGCGGAACGGTGAATGGCAGCACAAGCCGGGTTGGGACCTGACCTGGTCGGCCCCGAAATCGGTCTCCCTCCTCGCTCTGGTCGGGGGCGACACCCGGCTGATCACGGCACACGACAACGCCGTGCGCGTGGCGATGGCGCATATCGAGGGCACCCAGGTCCATACCCGCGTCCGCCACGGTGGAGATGTCGCGCTCGTCCAGACCGACAACCTCGCCGCCGCCCTGTTCCGCCACGACGTCAACCGCAACCAGGAGCCGCAACTTCACACTCACGCCGTCGTGCGCAACGCCACCCGCACCGAAGATGGGCAGTGGCGCAGCATCGAGAGCAGGCCGATGCTCAAGGCAATCAAAGCCAGCGGGGAATTCTACCGGGCCCATCTCGCCGCCGAAATCCGCCGCCTCGGCTATGACATCGTGCCCGGCAAGGACGGCACCTTCGAGATCGCCGGTATCGGCCAGGAGACCCTCGACCGCTTCTCCTCCCGCTCCGCCCAGGTCGAGGCGCGCCTCGAGGACAAGGGGCTGACCCGGGCCACCGCGTCGACCGGGCAGAAGATGGATGCGGCCCTGCGGAGCCGCCGCGCCAAAGAGCCGGTCGACCGCGCCGTGCTGACGGCCGCGTGGCGGGCCCGCCTCGGCGAGGACCTGCGGGCGCTGGCCTCCCTGGTGCGAACCGCCACGCGGCACGAACAGTCCTATACGCGGTTCGCCTGGTCGCAGCAGCGGGCCGCCCGGGAGGCGGTTGAAACTGCCATTTCCGCTCTCTCGGAACGGGAGCAGGCCTTCTCGCATGACCGGCTCATGCAGGCGGCCAGCCGCTTCGCGCTCGGGCGCGCCACGCCGGATGCCGTCGAACGGGCGGTCGCTCACCTGGTCACGGCCGGCGCCCTGGTCCCGCGTGACGTCACCGAGCCCTCGCCGCAGATCCGGGCCGATACCATACGTCCCGGGTACACGACCCCCGCCGCCATCCGCACCGAGCTCAAGCTGTTCGACCTGCTCGACCATGCCAAGGGTACGGCACGGCCATTCCTCTCCGCCAACGCCGCCCAGGCCGCTGTCCGGGCCGCGGAGGAGCGCTCCGCGGCGACAGGGCACGGCTGGAACGACGCCCAGCGCGCCGCCGCCGCCGGCATTCTCAGGTCACGCGACCGGACCGTGGTGCTGCAAGGCGCGGCCGGCACCGCCAAGACCTCCACTGTACTCGCCACCGTCGCCGCTGCCGCCAGCGCCGCGGGCCACACCGTGCGGGCCCTCGCGCCGTCCGCCTCCGCCGCGCAGACGCTCGGCAAGGCCCTCCATCTGGAAGGGCAGACCGTGCACCGCTTCCTGTCTGACCTGGCGCGGGACGGCGCCTCCCCGGGGCTGCTCGACCGTCTGGCCGATGGCCGCGAGGTGTGGATCGTCGACGAGATGAGCCTGCTCGGCACCGGGAAAACGGTGGAATTGCTGCAGGCGGCGAAAGAGCAGCGCGCCAGGGTCATCCTCACCGGCGACCGGCTCCAGCTCGGCAGCGTCGAAGCCGGCCAGGCGTTCACCCAGGCGCAGGAGCGGGGCCTGGAGACTTTCCGGCTCGATGAGATCGTCCGCCAGCAAACCGCCGAGGGTCGCGCCGCGGTCAAGGCCATCATCACCCGCGATGCCGCCACCGCCTTCCAGGCGCTGGAACGCGACAGCGGACGGATCGTCGAAGAGGCCACCGCCAACGACCGGATCATGATGATGGCCCGGCACTACGCCGGCCTTTCTCCGGCGGAGCGGGCCAATACCCTCCTGATCGACCCCAGCCGGGAGGGCAGCGAGGCGATCAAGGGCACGGTCCGCACCTTGCTGCGGATGCAGGGCGAGTTGGCCGGGCCCACGGCGCACGGCACCCGCCTGCTCGATGCCGGGCTCGGCAACGCGGAGAAGCAGTCGGCCGTCTCCTATACGGTCGGCCAGGTGATCCGCACGGCCAAGGGCCTGGACACCGAGGACGGACGGCTGGGCCCGGGCGAATATGCCGTCATCAGCGCGATCGACACCCGCCAGGATCGCCTGACCCTCCGCACCGGGGATGGCCAGGCCCGCACCTTGGCCACCCGCGGCATCGACCCACGCCACCTGGACGTCTTCCAGCCGGCGCAAGGTGACCTGCAGCTCGGCGACCGCATCCGCTGGAACCGCAACGACACCCGGCTCGGGCTGGCGCGCGGTGACTTTGGAACCGTCACGGCCATCGACGGCAATCAGGCGACCATCGGCTTTGAGAAGGGACGCGAGCTACGGCTCGACGTCACCGAGCCTCGTCACCAGCACTACGACTACGCCTATGCCGTGACCGCCTACAGCGCGCAGGGCATGACCAAGGATTGGGTGCTGCACGCGGAATCCTGGCGGGTGAACCTGATCAACTGGCGCAGCATGTACGTCGGCATCTCACGCGGTACGACCAGCGGCACCATCATCACGGATGACCGTGCCCTCCTAGAGGAGGCGATCGGTGTTCGTGCCGGCGAGAAGAGCCTTGCCATCGACCCCAGCCTGATCACCCGCGTCCGCGACGCCACTCAGGAAGCCGTCAGCAATGCCACGCGCAGCCAGATTGTCGTCGAGGCCGAACAGCCTCACGAGGACGAAGCGCTTCATCAGCGCGCCGCCCGCGCCATCATGGCCAGGATCAAAGGCCACCAATCCACCGTATCACCTGAAACGTCGAAATCAAATGGCCATGAATTAAATATTAATCCAGAATGA
- a CDS encoding MOSC and FAD-binding oxidoreductase domain-containing protein, whose product MARLLSVNVGLPRDIKWKGRIVHTGIWKDPVRGRCRVGRLNLDGDGQGDTAGHGGEQRAVFVYQIESYGYWQEQLGRTDFVHGQFGENFTIEGLPDNAVCIGDRYRIGSALFEVTQPRVTCYRVGIRMNEPRMPALLTSSGRPGFYVRVLQEGEVGAGDEIVKVGEAMERMTVAEINALLYLPDHARDRLERALRIEALSPGWRASFEALLRGQTSGSGNAGLAPAAAAYRASPGFRRLAVTAIDQESADVRSLTMQSPDGQKLPEALPGQYVVVRLQPAAGAPPLLRSYSLSGPLSTERYRISVKIEPNGAAGPYLRDHVRVNDVLEVSSPRGSFVLQPGERPLVLLSAGIGATPVLAMLHALAAVRSARRVLWLHGARDRQHHPFSAEVRRLMPALPHGRSHIRYSRPGPGDEVGEDFDATGHLSRSVFEEVGVPRDADVYLCGPTHFMAEMRQALAEFGMKPERINAEVFNGGGSMTPGIVGAPARSPHPPGDDANTGPLVSFARSGIAAHWNAASYQSLLELAEACDVPVRWSCRTGVCHNCESGLVSGSVAYQLDPLDSPAEGNVLICCSWPQGDVVIDI is encoded by the coding sequence ATGGCTCGACTATTGTCGGTGAATGTCGGACTTCCGCGCGACATCAAGTGGAAGGGGCGAATTGTCCATACCGGGATCTGGAAGGACCCGGTGCGAGGCCGCTGTCGGGTCGGCCGGTTGAACCTGGACGGAGACGGTCAGGGCGATACGGCCGGACATGGCGGCGAGCAGCGCGCGGTGTTCGTCTACCAGATCGAGTCCTATGGCTATTGGCAGGAGCAACTGGGGAGAACCGACTTCGTTCACGGACAGTTCGGCGAGAACTTCACGATCGAGGGATTACCCGACAATGCCGTGTGCATCGGCGACCGTTATCGGATCGGCAGCGCGCTGTTCGAGGTCACTCAGCCGCGCGTGACCTGCTATCGCGTCGGCATTCGCATGAACGAGCCACGGATGCCGGCGCTGCTGACATCGAGCGGACGTCCCGGATTCTACGTCCGCGTCCTGCAGGAAGGCGAGGTGGGTGCCGGCGACGAAATCGTCAAGGTGGGAGAGGCGATGGAGCGAATGACCGTCGCAGAGATCAACGCACTTCTCTATTTGCCCGATCATGCGCGCGACCGGCTGGAGCGCGCACTGCGGATCGAAGCGCTTTCACCCGGGTGGCGCGCATCGTTCGAGGCGTTGCTGCGCGGCCAGACAAGCGGGAGCGGCAACGCGGGCCTCGCGCCGGCAGCCGCCGCGTATCGGGCTTCGCCAGGATTTCGAAGGCTCGCCGTGACCGCGATCGATCAGGAGTCGGCGGATGTCCGTTCCCTGACGATGCAGAGCCCGGACGGTCAGAAGCTGCCGGAGGCGCTGCCCGGCCAGTACGTGGTCGTGCGGCTGCAGCCGGCCGCCGGCGCTCCCCCGCTGTTGCGGAGCTATTCGCTTTCGGGTCCCCTTTCGACGGAGCGCTATCGGATCAGCGTGAAGATCGAGCCGAACGGAGCGGCCGGGCCCTACCTGCGGGACCATGTCCGGGTGAACGACGTTCTCGAGGTCAGTTCGCCCCGAGGCAGCTTCGTTCTACAGCCCGGAGAGCGGCCGCTGGTGCTGCTCAGCGCGGGGATCGGGGCGACACCTGTCCTGGCGATGCTACACGCCCTCGCGGCTGTCCGGTCGGCACGGCGGGTCCTGTGGCTGCACGGGGCCCGCGATCGCCAGCATCATCCGTTTTCCGCCGAAGTCCGTCGGCTCATGCCCGCGCTCCCGCACGGTCGCAGCCATATCCGTTACAGCAGGCCAGGACCGGGCGATGAGGTGGGCGAGGATTTCGACGCGACCGGGCACCTGTCGCGATCGGTCTTCGAAGAGGTGGGCGTCCCACGGGACGCGGATGTCTATCTCTGCGGGCCGACCCACTTCATGGCGGAGATGCGACAGGCACTTGCAGAATTCGGCATGAAGCCGGAACGCATCAACGCCGAGGTCTTTAACGGCGGTGGGTCGATGACCCCTGGCATCGTGGGCGCACCGGCGCGATCGCCGCATCCGCCAGGGGACGATGCCAACACCGGTCCGCTGGTGTCGTTCGCGCGCAGTGGCATCGCCGCACACTGGAACGCCGCGTCCTATCAGAGCCTTTTGGAACTGGCCGAGGCCTGCGACGTACCCGTCCGGTGGTCGTGCCGGACCGGCGTCTGCCACAACTGCGAGAGCGGACTGGTCTCCGGGTCCGTCGCCTACCAGCTTGATCCGCTCGATTCACCAGCGGAGGGAAATGTCCTGATCTGCTGCTCTTGGCCACAGGGGGATGTGGTGATCGACATCTGA
- a CDS encoding DHA2 family efflux MFS transporter permease subunit, with the protein MSGATLSPALRDSRPRQGVNPWIVAAAVVVPTFMEVLDTTIAVVALRYIAGGLSATVDDGEWVITSYLAANAIILPITGWLIAHLGRRTYFLLSIAVFTLASGLCGMATGLGQLILFRVLQGLAGGGLQPSSQGVLLDAFPVERQGMAMTLFGLAALIAPVVGPTLGGWITDSYSWRWVFWINVPVGLLALGACAITLRDPDYLTAQRKELRKRPFSFDGIGLSLLVVVIVCWEVMLSKGQEWDWLGDPFWRVQTLAVLFAAGLAGLVVWELRHPSPVVNFRPLGERNFIACCIIIFCAYAVLYAASTSLPALLQSLFGYDALSAGLVMSPAGFFAVLAMPLVGRMLGRGTDARWVIAAGLLTMAAGNYWMSQMNLDISPGQAVWPRVVLILGLALCFAPANVAAYLYTPVALRGAAVGLLSLLRNEGGSVGTSLAQTMQERRDQFHSLRLGESLDPFNATAHSFLDQASGPFLQQTGDPVAAQQLALQALANLRQQQASALAYFDVFWVLAVVMVVLVFVVFLMKRSVAEKGARIGSE; encoded by the coding sequence ATGAGCGGGGCAACCCTATCGCCGGCCCTGCGGGATTCCCGGCCCCGCCAGGGGGTGAACCCCTGGATCGTCGCCGCCGCCGTCGTGGTGCCGACCTTCATGGAGGTGCTCGACACCACGATCGCGGTCGTGGCGCTGCGCTATATCGCGGGCGGGCTGTCGGCGACGGTCGATGACGGTGAATGGGTCATCACCAGCTACCTTGCCGCCAACGCGATCATCCTGCCGATCACCGGCTGGTTGATCGCGCATCTCGGGCGCCGCACTTACTTCCTGCTTTCGATCGCCGTGTTCACCCTCGCCTCGGGGCTTTGCGGCATGGCCACCGGGCTCGGGCAACTGATCCTGTTCCGCGTGCTCCAGGGTCTTGCCGGTGGGGGTTTGCAGCCGTCGAGCCAGGGCGTGCTGCTGGACGCCTTCCCGGTGGAGCGGCAGGGCATGGCCATGACGCTGTTCGGCCTGGCCGCGCTGATCGCGCCCGTGGTCGGCCCGACGCTCGGCGGGTGGATCACCGACAGCTATTCCTGGCGATGGGTGTTCTGGATCAACGTCCCGGTCGGCCTGCTGGCCCTGGGAGCCTGTGCCATCACCCTCCGCGATCCCGATTACCTCACGGCACAGCGCAAGGAACTGCGGAAGCGCCCGTTCAGCTTCGACGGCATCGGCCTGTCGCTGCTGGTCGTCGTCATTGTCTGCTGGGAGGTGATGCTCAGCAAGGGCCAGGAATGGGACTGGCTGGGGGATCCGTTCTGGCGGGTGCAGACACTGGCGGTCCTGTTCGCCGCGGGCCTGGCCGGGCTGGTCGTCTGGGAACTGCGCCATCCGAGCCCGGTGGTCAATTTCCGGCCCCTGGGGGAGCGGAATTTCATCGCCTGCTGCATCATCATCTTTTGCGCCTATGCGGTGCTGTATGCCGCCAGCACCTCGTTGCCCGCCCTGCTGCAGTCGCTGTTCGGCTACGATGCCCTGAGCGCCGGGCTGGTCATGTCACCGGCCGGCTTCTTTGCCGTCCTCGCCATGCCCCTCGTGGGGCGCATGCTCGGTCGCGGCACCGATGCGCGATGGGTGATCGCCGCCGGTCTCCTCACCATGGCCGCGGGAAATTACTGGATGTCGCAGATGAACCTGGATATCAGCCCGGGGCAGGCCGTCTGGCCGCGCGTGGTGCTGATCCTCGGGCTGGCGCTGTGCTTCGCCCCGGCCAACGTGGCGGCGTATCTCTATACGCCGGTGGCGCTGCGCGGGGCGGCGGTCGGTTTGCTGAGCCTGCTGCGCAACGAGGGGGGCAGCGTGGGCACCTCGCTGGCCCAGACGATGCAGGAGCGGCGTGACCAGTTCCACAGCCTGCGTCTTGGTGAATCGCTCGATCCCTTCAACGCCACGGCACACTCTTTCCTTGATCAGGCTTCCGGGCCGTTCCTGCAGCAGACCGGCGATCCGGTCGCCGCGCAGCAACTGGCCTTGCAGGCGCTCGCAAACCTGCGCCAGCAACAGGCATCGGCGCTCGCTTACTTCGATGTGTTCTGGGTGTTGGCCGTTGTCATGGTCGTGCTTGTGTTCGTTGTGTTTCTCATGAAACGCTCCGTCGCGGAGAAAGGCGCCCGGATCGGATCCGAGTAA
- a CDS encoding HlyD family secretion protein, translated as MQSARLDRDLLLRVLAQTGDILVTGRLPSGTLGMNFPFGEAGWSAQALCGRPGYLPGQDAWGKFDAAHCVRLQRVPDMTEQGNEAGSTNLPSMANQDAAAAAGTRSAETLPTMRRMPPEAWKAGPKRKLLAAVLGVAVLAGLLVTGLPWIREMLNTVSTDDAFVNGHVTFVAPRVGGQVSRVLVDDNNRVHKGDLLAELDKEPYRIAVSGKQAAVDTAKADLQAATAAVRAVEAQARSRRWNLQRSVQDVEGQVALLHARIAAVNKGKAALALAQVEFDRAQQLVGRADVPRAVYDERQAEVTKAGADLAQTLAEVHQIRVSLGLPAQPEGGGDLGQVPPDLDETFSAVLQAQAELIQSAAQLGIVHAFGQSPKAMLDEFESLGDIDRTFARFTANAPAVKQAEAKLEAARRDLAQAELDLRYCDITAELDGVVTRRNVNAGNYVQVGQNLMAIRSLDEIWVDANFKETQLRDLRIGQPVELRTDMYGGTHIFKGRVSGFTMGTGSTLALLPPQNATGNFVKVVQRLPVRIELVDYHADRTPLFIGTSVVPSVHINEPPTGPDAGKFLQAFSARSPGGGPAAGGADPGK; from the coding sequence TTGCAGTCGGCCAGATTGGATCGCGATTTATTGTTGCGGGTCCTTGCCCAGACCGGCGACATCCTCGTGACCGGCAGGCTGCCGTCCGGCACGCTGGGGATGAACTTCCCCTTCGGCGAAGCTGGCTGGAGTGCGCAGGCTCTATGCGGACGGCCGGGCTATCTTCCTGGCCAGGACGCGTGGGGGAAATTCGATGCTGCCCACTGCGTCCGATTGCAACGGGTACCTGACATGACCGAGCAAGGCAATGAGGCGGGTTCGACCAATCTGCCATCAATGGCGAACCAGGATGCTGCGGCTGCCGCCGGCACGCGTTCCGCCGAAACGCTGCCGACAATGCGCCGTATGCCGCCAGAGGCCTGGAAGGCCGGGCCGAAGCGAAAGCTGCTGGCCGCTGTGCTCGGTGTTGCCGTGCTGGCAGGACTCCTCGTCACCGGCCTCCCGTGGATCAGGGAGATGCTCAATACCGTCTCGACGGACGACGCGTTTGTGAACGGGCACGTGACCTTCGTTGCGCCCCGCGTGGGGGGACAGGTTTCCCGCGTCCTGGTGGACGACAACAACCGTGTACACAAGGGTGATCTCCTCGCCGAACTGGACAAGGAGCCGTACCGGATCGCGGTCTCCGGGAAGCAGGCCGCGGTCGATACCGCCAAAGCGGATCTGCAGGCCGCCACCGCGGCGGTGCGCGCGGTCGAGGCGCAGGCAAGGAGCCGACGCTGGAACCTGCAACGCTCCGTGCAGGATGTCGAGGGTCAGGTCGCCCTGCTGCACGCGCGGATCGCCGCCGTCAACAAGGGCAAGGCCGCATTGGCGCTGGCGCAGGTGGAATTTGATCGGGCGCAGCAGCTCGTCGGCCGGGCCGACGTGCCGCGCGCGGTCTATGACGAGCGGCAGGCAGAGGTGACGAAGGCGGGGGCCGACCTTGCCCAGACCCTGGCCGAAGTCCACCAGATCCGCGTCTCGCTCGGCTTGCCGGCCCAACCCGAGGGGGGCGGCGACCTTGGCCAGGTGCCGCCCGATCTCGACGAGACCTTTTCGGCCGTCCTGCAGGCACAGGCGGAGCTTATCCAGAGCGCCGCCCAGCTCGGCATCGTGCACGCGTTCGGCCAAAGTCCGAAAGCCATGCTCGACGAATTCGAAAGCCTGGGCGACATCGACAGGACGTTCGCGCGGTTCACGGCGAACGCGCCGGCGGTCAAACAGGCGGAAGCGAAACTCGAAGCCGCGAGGCGCGATCTGGCGCAGGCCGAACTGGATCTGCGCTACTGCGATATTACGGCGGAACTTGACGGCGTCGTCACGCGGCGCAACGTCAATGCGGGCAACTATGTCCAGGTCGGCCAGAACCTGATGGCGATCCGCTCGCTCGATGAAATCTGGGTGGACGCCAACTTCAAGGAAACCCAGTTGCGCGACCTGCGCATCGGCCAGCCGGTCGAATTGCGGACCGACATGTACGGCGGCACGCATATTTTCAAGGGCCGGGTCTCCGGCTTCACCATGGGAACCGGATCGACCCTGGCCTTGCTGCCGCCCCAGAACGCCACGGGCAATTTCGTCAAGGTGGTCCAGCGCCTGCCGGTGCGGATTGAACTGGTCGATTACCATGCCGACCGGACGCCCCTGTTCATCGGCACCTCGGTGGTTCCCTCCGTCCACATCAACGAACCGCCAACCGGACCCGATGCCGGGAAGTTCCTGCAGGCCTTTTCCGCGCGCTCCCCGGGGGGCGGTCCGGCTGCCGGCGGGGCGGACCCGGGGAAATGA
- a CDS encoding SDR family oxidoreductase, whose amino-acid sequence MKIVVNGGTGLIGSKTVLILRQGGHEVIAASPRSGVNSITGEGLNQAMAGAQVVIDLANSPSFEDKAVLEFFETSTRNLRAVEVVARVRHHVALSIVGADRTPDNGYFRAKVVQEKQIVASSIPYTIVRSTQFLEFLGAIADSGADANVVRIAPGLFQPIAADDVAAIVAEVALAPPRNGIVEIAGPERAPFNEFVVRYLKAVDDPREVVSDPEARYFGGRVEEHSLVPLGEARLGRIGFDEWLRRSQAAA is encoded by the coding sequence ATGAAGATTGTCGTCAACGGCGGCACCGGCCTGATCGGCTCAAAGACAGTCCTCATTCTGCGTCAGGGCGGCCACGAAGTGATCGCCGCCTCGCCCAGGAGCGGCGTCAACAGCATCACCGGCGAGGGGCTCAACCAGGCCATGGCCGGCGCGCAGGTTGTCATCGATCTCGCCAATTCACCTTCTTTCGAGGACAAGGCGGTGCTCGAATTTTTCGAAACCTCTACCCGTAACCTGCGGGCGGTCGAGGTCGTGGCCCGCGTCCGGCACCATGTCGCGCTCTCCATCGTCGGAGCCGACCGGACGCCCGATAACGGCTATTTCCGCGCCAAGGTCGTCCAGGAGAAGCAGATTGTCGCCTCCAGCATCCCCTACACCATCGTCCGCTCGACGCAGTTCCTGGAATTCCTCGGTGCCATTGCGGATTCGGGTGCGGATGCCAATGTGGTCAGGATTGCGCCCGGCCTGTTCCAGCCCATTGCAGCCGACGACGTTGCTGCCATTGTCGCCGAGGTGGCGCTCGCGCCGCCGCGAAACGGCATCGTCGAGATCGCCGGTCCGGAGCGGGCGCCGTTCAACGAATTCGTCGTCCGCTATCTGAAGGCGGTCGACGACCCGCGTGAAGTCGTGAGCGACCCGGAGGCCAGGTACTTCGGCGGCCGGGTCGAGGAGCATTCGCTGGTGCCGTTGGGCGAGGCGCGCCTCGGCCGCATCGGTTTCGACGAATGGCTCCGCCGCTCACAGGCCGCAGCCTGA